From a single Callithrix jacchus isolate 240 chromosome 5, calJac240_pri, whole genome shotgun sequence genomic region:
- the LOC100400279 gene encoding putative beta-1,3-galactosyl-O-glycosyl-glycoprotein beta-1,6-N-acetylglucosaminyltransferase 7 isoform X2, translating into MSQLRATKSGLMACTVICIFIFLYLRNPTPAEPEEEPIYPEVVECGFYPDELCSALFEGKGAAPQIAKFCKIPHKSKIHDHLHTPGNCSRISHGLHFITRPLSAEEGNFSLAYIITIHKELAMFVQLLRAIYVPQNVYCIHVDEKAPKKFKTAVQTLVNCFENVFISSKREKVAYAGFTRLQADINCMKDLVHSKFQWNYVINLCGEDFPIKTNKEIIYYIRSKWNDKNITPGVIQPPHIKSKTSQSHLKFIPEGNTYASPNNRFKNKPPHNLTIYFGSAYYVLTRKFVEFILTDIRAKDMLQWSKGIHSPAQHYWVTLNRLKDAPGATPNAGWEGDVRAIKRKSEEGNVHDGCKGTCSQNKRSELQDSSSLNLYLWKKAAHWISRWKFGVVCYSS; encoded by the exons ATGAGCCAGCTTCGAGCCACAAAGTCTGGACTTATGGCGTGCACAGTTATCtgcatcttcatttttctttatttaaggaATCCAACTCCTGCAGAACCAGAGGAGGAACCTATCTATCCAGAAGTAGTAGAATGTGGCTTTTACCCAGATGAACTGTGTTCCGCTTTATTTGAAGGGAAAGGGGCAGCCCCCCAAATTGCAAAATTTTGCAAAATCCCTCATAAATCCAAAATACATGATCATTTACACACACCAGGAAACTGTTCCAGGATTTCTCACGGGCTACATTTCATAACCAGACCCCTGTCTGCAGAAGAGGGCAATTTCTCTTTGGCATATATTATAACTATTCATAAGGAGCTGGCCATGTTTGTACAGCTTCTCAGAGCTATTTATGTACCTCAAAATGTTTATTGTATTCATGTTGATGAAAAGGCCCCAAAGAAGTTTAAGACTGCTGTGCAAACCTTGGTTAactgttttgaaaatgttttcatttcctccaaGAGAGAGAAGGTGGCTTATGCTGGCTTTACAAGACTACAGGCAGATATTAATTGTATGAAAGATCTAGTGCATTCCAAATTTCAATGGAACTATGTCATTAATCTTTGTGGAGAGGATTTTCCCATCAAAACCAACAAAGAAATCATATACTACATCAGAAGCAAATGGAATGATAAAAATATCACTCCTGGAGTAATCCAACCACCACATATTAAATCCAAGACAAGTCAAAGTCATCTCAAATTCATTCCTGAAGGAAATACCTACGCATCTCCAAATAACAGATTCAAAAATAAACCACCTCATAACTTAACTATTTATTTTGGAAGTGCTTACTATGTACTTACGAGAAAGTTTGTAGAGTTCATACTGACTGATATCCGTGCAAAAGACATGCTTCAGTGGTCCAAAGGCATCCACAGCCCAGCGCAACACTACTGGGTGACCCTGAACCGACTAAAAG ATGCTCCAGGTGCTACACCAAACGCTGGCTGGGAAGGAGATGTTCGAGCTATTAAACGGAAAAGTGAGGAAGGAAATGTTCATGATGGAtgtaaag GAACATGTTCCCAAAACAAGAGGTCAGAGCTACAAGACAGCAGCAGCCTGAATCTTTACCTTTGGAAGAAGGCTGCCCACTGGATTAGCCGCTGGAAATTTGGGGTTGTTTGTTACAGCAGTTAG
- the LOC100400279 gene encoding putative beta-1,3-galactosyl-O-glycosyl-glycoprotein beta-1,6-N-acetylglucosaminyltransferase 7 isoform X3, translating into MSQLRATKSGLMACTVICIFIFLYLRNPTPAEPEEEPIYPEVVECGFYPDELCSALFEGKGAAPQIAKFCKIPHKSKIHDHLHTPGNCSRISHGLHFITRPLSAEEGNFSLAYIITIHKELAMFVQLLRAIYVPQNVYCIHVDEKAPKKFKTAVQTLVNCFENVFISSKREKVAYAGFTRLQADINCMKDLVHSKFQWNYVINLCGEDFPIKTNKEIIYYIRSKWNDKNITPGVIQPPHIKSKTSQSHLKFIPEGNTYASPNNRFKNKPPHNLTIYFGSAYYVLTRKFVEFILTDIRAKDMLQWSKGIHSPAQHYWVTLNRLKDAPGATPNAGWEGDVRAIKRKSEEGNVHDGCKGHFYSCGKEITRQKNSSLPLVTYSNAFRRPTASVKSC; encoded by the exons ATGAGCCAGCTTCGAGCCACAAAGTCTGGACTTATGGCGTGCACAGTTATCtgcatcttcatttttctttatttaaggaATCCAACTCCTGCAGAACCAGAGGAGGAACCTATCTATCCAGAAGTAGTAGAATGTGGCTTTTACCCAGATGAACTGTGTTCCGCTTTATTTGAAGGGAAAGGGGCAGCCCCCCAAATTGCAAAATTTTGCAAAATCCCTCATAAATCCAAAATACATGATCATTTACACACACCAGGAAACTGTTCCAGGATTTCTCACGGGCTACATTTCATAACCAGACCCCTGTCTGCAGAAGAGGGCAATTTCTCTTTGGCATATATTATAACTATTCATAAGGAGCTGGCCATGTTTGTACAGCTTCTCAGAGCTATTTATGTACCTCAAAATGTTTATTGTATTCATGTTGATGAAAAGGCCCCAAAGAAGTTTAAGACTGCTGTGCAAACCTTGGTTAactgttttgaaaatgttttcatttcctccaaGAGAGAGAAGGTGGCTTATGCTGGCTTTACAAGACTACAGGCAGATATTAATTGTATGAAAGATCTAGTGCATTCCAAATTTCAATGGAACTATGTCATTAATCTTTGTGGAGAGGATTTTCCCATCAAAACCAACAAAGAAATCATATACTACATCAGAAGCAAATGGAATGATAAAAATATCACTCCTGGAGTAATCCAACCACCACATATTAAATCCAAGACAAGTCAAAGTCATCTCAAATTCATTCCTGAAGGAAATACCTACGCATCTCCAAATAACAGATTCAAAAATAAACCACCTCATAACTTAACTATTTATTTTGGAAGTGCTTACTATGTACTTACGAGAAAGTTTGTAGAGTTCATACTGACTGATATCCGTGCAAAAGACATGCTTCAGTGGTCCAAAGGCATCCACAGCCCAGCGCAACACTACTGGGTGACCCTGAACCGACTAAAAG ATGCTCCAGGTGCTACACCAAACGCTGGCTGGGAAGGAGATGTTCGAGCTATTAAACGGAAAAGTGAGGAAGGAAATGTTCATGATGGAtgtaaag GCCACTTTTATAGCTGTGGGAAGGAAATCACAAGACAAAAAAACTCAAGCCTACCACTGGTGACATACAGCAATGCATTTAGAAGGCCAACTGCTTCAGTAAAAAGCTGCTGA
- the LOC100400279 gene encoding putative beta-1,3-galactosyl-O-glycosyl-glycoprotein beta-1,6-N-acetylglucosaminyltransferase 7 isoform X1 has product MSQLRATKSGLMACTVICIFIFLYLRNPTPAEPEEEPIYPEVVECGFYPDELCSALFEGKGAAPQIAKFCKIPHKSKIHDHLHTPGNCSRISHGLHFITRPLSAEEGNFSLAYIITIHKELAMFVQLLRAIYVPQNVYCIHVDEKAPKKFKTAVQTLVNCFENVFISSKREKVAYAGFTRLQADINCMKDLVHSKFQWNYVINLCGEDFPIKTNKEIIYYIRSKWNDKNITPGVIQPPHIKSKTSQSHLKFIPEGNTYASPNNRFKNKPPHNLTIYFGSAYYVLTRKFVEFILTDIRAKDMLQWSKGIHSPAQHYWVTLNRLKDAPGATPNAGWEGDVRAIKRKSEEGNVHDGCKGHYVQDICVYGLGDLPWLIQSPSLFANKFEHSTDPLVVTCLEQRHRLQALRQAEVPTEPHWHFQKQSHFSMRLHR; this is encoded by the exons ATGAGCCAGCTTCGAGCCACAAAGTCTGGACTTATGGCGTGCACAGTTATCtgcatcttcatttttctttatttaaggaATCCAACTCCTGCAGAACCAGAGGAGGAACCTATCTATCCAGAAGTAGTAGAATGTGGCTTTTACCCAGATGAACTGTGTTCCGCTTTATTTGAAGGGAAAGGGGCAGCCCCCCAAATTGCAAAATTTTGCAAAATCCCTCATAAATCCAAAATACATGATCATTTACACACACCAGGAAACTGTTCCAGGATTTCTCACGGGCTACATTTCATAACCAGACCCCTGTCTGCAGAAGAGGGCAATTTCTCTTTGGCATATATTATAACTATTCATAAGGAGCTGGCCATGTTTGTACAGCTTCTCAGAGCTATTTATGTACCTCAAAATGTTTATTGTATTCATGTTGATGAAAAGGCCCCAAAGAAGTTTAAGACTGCTGTGCAAACCTTGGTTAactgttttgaaaatgttttcatttcctccaaGAGAGAGAAGGTGGCTTATGCTGGCTTTACAAGACTACAGGCAGATATTAATTGTATGAAAGATCTAGTGCATTCCAAATTTCAATGGAACTATGTCATTAATCTTTGTGGAGAGGATTTTCCCATCAAAACCAACAAAGAAATCATATACTACATCAGAAGCAAATGGAATGATAAAAATATCACTCCTGGAGTAATCCAACCACCACATATTAAATCCAAGACAAGTCAAAGTCATCTCAAATTCATTCCTGAAGGAAATACCTACGCATCTCCAAATAACAGATTCAAAAATAAACCACCTCATAACTTAACTATTTATTTTGGAAGTGCTTACTATGTACTTACGAGAAAGTTTGTAGAGTTCATACTGACTGATATCCGTGCAAAAGACATGCTTCAGTGGTCCAAAGGCATCCACAGCCCAGCGCAACACTACTGGGTGACCCTGAACCGACTAAAAG ATGCTCCAGGTGCTACACCAAACGCTGGCTGGGAAGGAGATGTTCGAGCTATTAAACGGAAAAGTGAGGAAGGAAATGTTCATGATGGAtgtaaag GCCACTACGTCCAAGACATCTGTGTATACGGACTAGGAGATCTGCCGTGGCTCATTCAGTCGCCTTCTCTGTTTGCCAACAAATTCGAACACTCGACAGACCCGCTTGTGGTTACCTGCTTAGAGCAGCGGCACAGACTTCAGGCGCTCAGGCAGGCAGAAGTTCCTACAGAGCCACACTGGCACTTCCAAAAGCAGAGTCATTTCAGTATGAGACTGCACCGCTAG